From Paenibacillus sp. PL2-23:
CCACCCCGCAAAAAACTCAGGAAAGGGAGGCGGCAAGCATGCAAAATGTTGTACTGAAAGACCAAATGACGCAAGCCACACGATTGAACATATTCGAGGAGGACCTATACCGTGAACTACAAAAATGGAAGAGACGTGCTTCCCCCTAGTCTCCTGATGGAGCTGCAAAAATATATCCAGGGCGATTTGATCTATATTCCCAAGCCCTCCAACCAGCGTGCAAGCTGGGGCGAGGTGAGCGGCACGCGGAAGCTGCTGGCGGAGCGGAACAAGGAAATTTTCCAGCACTACAGCAACGGCGCGACCGTCGCGGAGCTGGAGCGCAAATATCATCTGTCGAGTGAAAGCATCCGCAAGATTATTGTGAAAACACGATAATGGCGGGAGCAAGCGAGCGGACCCCATACAAAGAACCTCCGGCATATCGCGGACAGCGCGATAGGACGGAGGCTCTTTTTTTTGGCAATGGGAACGGGTGTGCAGACACGCCTTAGTTGGCGGATGTTGTGGGCAGCGGCACGCTGGTCCTTGGATATTTGTAATCGTCGCGGTAGCATCGGGTATCGTGGTCGTAAGACGACTGGGATAGACGATGGGACACCTCAAAGATCGGCAGCTCTGGATGGACATGCAAGGTCGAGCCGTAGAAGGAGCAGTTCTCGAAGTGGAATTGGAGCGTCGTGATGATGATAACGCAATTGGTGAAGGTGCAGTTCTTGAAGCTGAAGCCGTCGAACGCTATGGTTTCATTGTCAAAGCTTTCATTCATAATTAATTTCATGTGTTAACTCTCCTCTGTTAGATATGGGCGACATGCCTATAACTCTATCAGACGGGAATTAAAATGTTTGTCAGAACTTCGCCGCTGAGCCTATATACTTATCGACAACGGCTCCAATCCTCCTCCGCAAGCTCACGCAGCAGGATGGTGCCCGCTTCGTAGCCTTCTCCGGCTGCGCCAATCAAGCCTGTAAAGGCGTTTTTGGCATCTCCGATGATGTACATGCCGTCGACAGACGTCTTTCCGTGCGGACCTGTATCGAATTTTCCCGTTTGATCGCGCTTGACCAGGAGGCGCTCCGGAAGATCAGACGCTTCAGCGCCGCCCGTGTCCGGTATAAAGCCGGTAGTGCGGGGGATCGCAGCGCCGCCCCTCAGAATAACGGCATGCAGCATGCCGTTGCGGGATGCCAGCTCCTGAATCGGCTCCTCGAACAGAGGGATGCCTCGATCCGACAGCTCGCTTCGCTCGCGGGCTCCAAGACCTGAAGGACCATTCGTGAAGAGGGCAAGGTCCTTGCTCCAGTTATACAGCTTTTTCGTAAAAGGATACACCTGCTCCCCTCGGCCGAATACGGCCATTGGCGTATTCCTATGCTCATACCCGTCGCAGAACGGACATGGAAATACGGAGATGCCGTAAGCTTCGCGCAGTCCGGGAAGATCCGGCAGGTGATCGGCATAGCCCGTTGCGATGATTAGCTTGCGGCTTATATAGGAGCTGCCGTCAGACAAGGTGATCAGGAATTCGCCATCAGCTTGCGAGACATCTGCTGCGGTACCGCTGACCAGGTGAACGGAAGCATAAGCGCGAAGCTCCTCGCGCGCGAGCCGCCGCAGCTCGCCGGGCGCTGTGCCGTCTCTGGTCATATAGCCGTGAGACGCCTTCACAACGGCATTCCGCGGTCGATCGTTGTCGATTAAGATGACCGTTCGAAGCGCTCGGCCCAGCAGCAATGCTGCGCTCAAGCCCGCGGGCCCGCCGCCAATGATCGCCACATCCCAATCCATCGTCGTTGTGCTCCTCTCTGTCCATCGGCAGCCTATCTTTAGTTCCGATAAGCGATGTCGACTGCTATAATAGTGTTGACTTGGAAAAGTCATGCAATAGCATGCTTATATATTATGACAGTTGGAGCTGGTCCTTATGCCGATAGAGGCTTTCCCTGCTTTCCATCCGGTTATCGCCTCATGGTTTCACCGTACGTTCGGAGAGCCCACCGATGTGCAGAAGCTGGCTTGGGTGTCGATTGCCGCTGGCCAGCATACGCTTATTGCCGCACCCACGGGATCAGGCAAGACGCTGGCGGCGCTGCTGCCCTGCATCCATGGCATCGTCACACAGGAGCGAAGCGGCGCAAAGGGCGTGCGCCTGCTCTACATTACGCCGCTCAAGGCGCTCAATAACGATATCCAGCATCACGTGCTGGCCTTCGCGGAGCAGCTGGAGGAGGAGGCGCAGCGGATCAACAGCGCCTGGCCCGGCCTCACAAGCGGGGTAAGGACAGGCGATACGCCTTCGTCGAAGCGCGCTGCGATGGCCAAGCGGCCGCCGGAGCTGCTTATTACGACACCTGAATCGTTGTTCATTCTGCTGACGTCAGAGCAGGGCCGGAGGATGCTTCGAACAACCGAATCTGTCATTATCGACGAGATACACGATCTGGCGGGGGACAAGCGAGGCTCGCACCTCAGCTTGTCGCTGGAGCGGCTGGAGTCGTTGACGGAACGCCCGATTCAGCGCATCGGCGTATCCGCCACTCAAAACCCCATCAGCCGCGTCGCTCAGTTTGTTGGCGGCTGGACTGCTCCCCAGCGAGCTTCATCATGGCCTGAAGCTGACGACGATTCTAGCTTCCGCCATCCGCTTGGCTATGTCCGCCGCCCTGTTCATATCGTCCAAAGCCTCATGCAGAAGCGAATGAGCATGCTGGTGACGATGCCGGACGCTAGCGCGCCGGCCCATACGCGGGATGCGGTATGGCTGCCCATTCTGAAGCGCATCTTCGCGCTGATGGAGGGCTGCCGTTCGGTGCTCCTCTTCACGAATAGCCGCAGGCTGTGCGAGCGGCTTGTGCTGCGGCTGAACGATTATGCCGGCTATGAGCTGTCAAGAGCCCATCACGGCAGCATGTCCAAGGAGAAGCGGCTGGAGGTAGAAGCGATGCTTAAGAACGGCGAGCTCACCTGCCTGGTCGCGACCTCATCGCTGGAGCTTGGCATCGACGTAGGCCATATCGATCTTGTCATTCAGATCGATTCGCCGCTGGAAGCAGCCTCCGGCATTCAGCGTGTGGGCAGGGCAGGCCATGAGGTGGGAGGCCTCTCGCGGGGCGTCATGCTTATCAGACAGCGAGGCGCGCTGCCTGAAGCGGCCGTGCTTGGCGGCATGATCGCTTCGCGCGAGATCGAGCCGATCACCATACCAGAGGCGCCGCTGGACGTGATAACGCAGCAGATCATCGCGATTGTCGCCTCCAGGGAGCTTCATGTGAACGAGCTGTATGCCATTCTGGCAGGAAGCGACAGCTACCGGGCGGTATCCCTTCGCCAGATCGAAAGCGTTCTAGCCGTGCTATCGGGTCTGTATCCCTTCGCCCGGCCGATTCTGGATTGGCATCGGGAGTCCGGGCTGCTGACGAAGCGTGGCAATACTTCTATAGCCGCAATGACGGGAGCCGGCACGATTCCGCAATCGTCGCAATACCCCGTGCATCATCTGGAGAGCAGAGCCCACCTGGGCGAGCTGGATGAAGAATTTGTGCATGAGAGCCGCGTCGGCGATGTCTTCCTGCTCGGCACCAGCTCCTGGATGATTAGGCGGATCGATAAGGATCGAATCTATGTATCCGAAGCCGCCAACAGCTTCAGCGAAATTCCATTCTGGCGCAACGAGGGACCTGGACGGTCGCTGGGGCTAGGCATCAAGGTCGGACAATTGCTGGAGCGGCTGAGCGAGCAGCTGGGATTGGACCCTGCGCCTGACCGGGCTAGAAGCAAGCAGTGGAGCGAATGGAGCGGCGGGGGCGGAGCGGGAGGGGTCCATCCGGATCGCAAGGAAGCAGCAATGGCCTGGCTGGCCAGCGATTGCGGCCTGGACCGGTACGCGGCGGAGGAGCTGATCGGCTATGCGACTTCGCAGCATGCGTTCAGCGAGCTTCCCACGGCAGGACGTATCGTGATTGAGCAATATCGAGATATGATGAATCAGACCCATGTTATTATCCTTAACCCATTCGGCAGAAAAGTGAATCGCACCTGGCTGCTCGCCATTCAGCGCCAATTCGAGAAGACGCTGCCTTATTCGCTGTACGGCAACGCCAAGGATAACGGCATTGAATTCGTTCTGCCGGAATGGGACGCCTCCTGGCTGCGCATGATCGCCGAGGTCACGCCGGCTAATCTGGAGACGCTGCTGACAGAGGCGGTGACGGGCTCGCCCCTCCTAGCTATCGCGTTCCGCCGCATTGCCGAGACGTCGCTGCTGCTCGCGCGCAGCTTCACACGGGTGCCTATGTGGCAGATGCGTCTGCGCAGCGAGGAGCTGCTTCGCGAGGCGCTGCCTTACGCGGAATCCTTCCCCTATCTTACGGAAGCGATGAAGGCTTGTATGGAGGAATATTTGGATCTGCGGGGTTTGATGGGGCTATTGGAGGATATACGCCGCGGAGCCATCCAAATCGTGGTGCGGGAGACGGAATTCCCGTCGCCAATGGCGACGCAATTTCTGGCGGATTACGTCAATATGCGCCTATATGAAGGAGACGGTCTGGACGCCGCTACCAAAGCGGGTCTCATGCACATGAGCAAGGGGCTGGCGAAGGAGCTGTTCGGGAGCCCGTCCAGCAGCGGCGGCATCGCGGAGGAAGCGCTGCTGCAGATGGAGGAGAGGCTCAGCGAGCGACAGCCGGAGCCGCGGCATCCCCAGGGGGCCTATGCATATCTGAAGCAAGTGGGGGATGCCGGCGTAGACGAGCTTGTCCAGGCTGGCGGGGCTCAGGCGATGGAGAGCCTGGAGAAGCTCCATGCAGAAGGGCGTATCCTCTCCTTTGACTTCCGCAGGGGGGAGGATGACGAGCCGCTGCCGCGTTGGATTTGCGCCGATGAAGCTCACATCTATGAGTCATTCCCCGGCCATGCCGAATCGGACGCATTTGTCATCAGCCGCTACGCGGAGGGGCGAATGTCCGTGACGGAGCCCGAGCTATGCGAGCGTTATCCTGCCCTGACGCTGGAAGCGGCTCGCTCGATCGTCGACGAGCTGGTAAGGCTGGGCCTCCTTCAGCAGGCCCCCTTCGCGGCGGACGAGGATGAGCGGCTCTGGTGCAGCGCCAAAGTAGCGGCCCAGATCGTCAGGCTGTCGATCGGAGAAGGACGCAAGCTGGCGTCAGCGATGGCGCCGCAGCGCTGGTGCTCCTACCTGGCGCTCCGGCAGCACGCGCTTGTCGGCTCGCAGCTGCAGGGAAGGGAAGGGCTGCTTGCGGTGATGGGCAGAATGCAAGGCTTGTTCCTGCCTGCGGCGCATTGGGAGAGCTTCCTGTTCCCGTCGCGAATTGCGCAATATCGCAAGGAGGATTTGGACGCGTTGTGCGCAACGGGCGAGGTGATATGGCTGGGGAGCCGCGGGGATGGCGCGAAGGAAGGAAAAATCGCATTTTTCCTGGCGGCTGATATCGAGCTGATTCGTCCTTATGCGGATCATGCGGCGAAGCAAGAGAGCAAGCATCGGGAGCTGC
This genomic window contains:
- a CDS encoding DEAD/DEAH box helicase; translated protein: MPIEAFPAFHPVIASWFHRTFGEPTDVQKLAWVSIAAGQHTLIAAPTGSGKTLAALLPCIHGIVTQERSGAKGVRLLYITPLKALNNDIQHHVLAFAEQLEEEAQRINSAWPGLTSGVRTGDTPSSKRAAMAKRPPELLITTPESLFILLTSEQGRRMLRTTESVIIDEIHDLAGDKRGSHLSLSLERLESLTERPIQRIGVSATQNPISRVAQFVGGWTAPQRASSWPEADDDSSFRHPLGYVRRPVHIVQSLMQKRMSMLVTMPDASAPAHTRDAVWLPILKRIFALMEGCRSVLLFTNSRRLCERLVLRLNDYAGYELSRAHHGSMSKEKRLEVEAMLKNGELTCLVATSSLELGIDVGHIDLVIQIDSPLEAASGIQRVGRAGHEVGGLSRGVMLIRQRGALPEAAVLGGMIASREIEPITIPEAPLDVITQQIIAIVASRELHVNELYAILAGSDSYRAVSLRQIESVLAVLSGLYPFARPILDWHRESGLLTKRGNTSIAAMTGAGTIPQSSQYPVHHLESRAHLGELDEEFVHESRVGDVFLLGTSSWMIRRIDKDRIYVSEAANSFSEIPFWRNEGPGRSLGLGIKVGQLLERLSEQLGLDPAPDRARSKQWSEWSGGGGAGGVHPDRKEAAMAWLASDCGLDRYAAEELIGYATSQHAFSELPTAGRIVIEQYRDMMNQTHVIILNPFGRKVNRTWLLAIQRQFEKTLPYSLYGNAKDNGIEFVLPEWDASWLRMIAEVTPANLETLLTEAVTGSPLLAIAFRRIAETSLLLARSFTRVPMWQMRLRSEELLREALPYAESFPYLTEAMKACMEEYLDLRGLMGLLEDIRRGAIQIVVRETEFPSPMATQFLADYVNMRLYEGDGLDAATKAGLMHMSKGLAKELFGSPSSSGGIAEEALLQMEERLSERQPEPRHPQGAYAYLKQVGDAGVDELVQAGGAQAMESLEKLHAEGRILSFDFRRGEDDEPLPRWICADEAHIYESFPGHAESDAFVISRYAEGRMSVTEPELCERYPALTLEAARSIVDELVRLGLLQQAPFAADEDERLWCSAKVAAQIVRLSIGEGRKLASAMAPQRWCSYLALRQHALVGSQLQGREGLLAVMGRMQGLFLPAAHWESFLFPSRIAQYRKEDLDALCATGEVIWLGSRGDGAKEGKIAFFLAADIELIRPYADHAAKQESKHRELLELLAASGASFLTKLSRDYGKTPSETLLELLELVWEGHASNDQFAPLRLSLLKKGKDNGKAGSGFGRWYATASLLNNTSAHEASQPAHAPAEAARATSAAHWIGQLIDCYGIVTKELVSAYTPFRWDEVLPVLNRLEEWGNMTRGIFVEGAAAIQFTTPELAGSLRSAAQELQGEGVTVLSAMDPANPYGLFMEWPAKTHASQSFGRKKGSYVALSGSEWTYWVESNGKRIFSMKENGGGAATHTEELSEKAYELRRLALKTTLRVILRQQGLTKMVIDEWDGVPVTESQGEVLLQELGAERDRHSYVLWLSQLEKA
- a CDS encoding NAD(P)/FAD-dependent oxidoreductase, with amino-acid sequence MDWDVAIIGGGPAGLSAALLLGRALRTVILIDNDRPRNAVVKASHGYMTRDGTAPGELRRLAREELRAYASVHLVSGTAADVSQADGEFLITLSDGSSYISRKLIIATGYADHLPDLPGLREAYGISVFPCPFCDGYEHRNTPMAVFGRGEQVYPFTKKLYNWSKDLALFTNGPSGLGARERSELSDRGIPLFEEPIQELASRNGMLHAVILRGGAAIPRTTGFIPDTGGAEASDLPERLLVKRDQTGKFDTGPHGKTSVDGMYIIGDAKNAFTGLIGAAGEGYEAGTILLRELAEEDWSRCR
- a CDS encoding CD3324 family protein; translation: MNYKNGRDVLPPSLLMELQKYIQGDLIYIPKPSNQRASWGEVSGTRKLLAERNKEIFQHYSNGATVAELERKYHLSSESIRKIIVKTR